In Bradyrhizobium lablabi, one DNA window encodes the following:
- the mutS gene encoding DNA mismatch repair protein MutS has protein sequence MTIPQSFPPSTDEAPAAEMPARVTPMMEQYLEIKAANPGLLLFYRMGDFYELFFEDAEIASKALGIVLTKRGKHQGMDIPMCGVPVERSDDYLHRLIEAGHRVAVCEQTEDPAAARARGNKSVVRRDVVRLVTPGTLTEDTLLDARANNYLLAIARARASSGGDRIGLAWIDISTSEFIVTECATGELAATLSRINPNEAIVTDALYGDADLGPLLRELPAVTPLTRDVFDSATAERRLCDYFAVATMDGLSAMSRLEATAAAAAVTYIDRTQVGKRPPLSPPSREASGTTMAIDPATRANLELTRTLAGERHGSLLDAIDCTVTPAGSRLLAQRLAAPLTDSAGIARRLDAIAAFVADSAVRDDIRATLRAAPDMSRALARLSVGRGGPRDLAGLRDGIFAADAALAQLQRLDDPPAEIAAVMDALRRPPRDLAREFERALAEQLPLIKRDGGFVREGYEPALDETRNLRDASRLVVASMQARYADATSIKGLKIRHNNVLGYFVEVTAQHGDKLMAPPLNATFIHRQTLAGQVRFTTAELGEIEAKIANAGDRALGLELEIFERLCALAIVASEDLRAAAHAFAILDVATALAKLAVDDNYVRPEVDTSLGFAIEAGRHPVVEQALKRDGQPFIANACNLSPVPPPYPPPQAGEGRVGAGQIWLITGPNMAGKSTFLRQNALIALLAQIGSFVPASRARIGIVDRLFSRVGAADDLARGRSTFMVEMVETAVILNQASERSLVILDEIGRGTATFDGLSIAWAAIEHLHEANRCRTLFATHYHELTALSAKLPRLFNATVRVKEWQGDVVFLHEVLPGSADRSYGIQVAKLAGLPPPVIARAKSVLAKLEAQDRGQTARALADDLPLFAVPSRAAAELAPPSEAEQLVEAVKALHPDEMSPREALEALYALKAKLPKG, from the coding sequence ATGACGATCCCGCAATCCTTCCCCCCATCTACCGACGAGGCGCCCGCGGCCGAGATGCCCGCGCGCGTCACGCCGATGATGGAACAGTACCTCGAAATAAAAGCCGCCAATCCCGGCCTGCTGCTGTTCTATCGGATGGGCGATTTTTACGAGCTGTTCTTCGAGGATGCCGAGATTGCCTCCAAGGCGCTCGGCATCGTGCTGACCAAGCGCGGCAAGCATCAGGGCATGGATATCCCGATGTGCGGCGTGCCGGTGGAACGCTCCGATGACTATCTGCATCGCCTGATCGAGGCAGGGCATCGCGTCGCAGTCTGCGAACAGACCGAGGACCCGGCAGCGGCGCGCGCCCGCGGCAACAAGAGCGTGGTGCGCCGCGACGTGGTGCGGCTGGTGACGCCGGGCACGCTGACCGAAGACACGCTGCTCGATGCGCGGGCCAATAATTATCTGCTGGCGATCGCGAGGGCGCGGGCATCGTCCGGCGGCGACCGCATCGGGCTGGCCTGGATCGATATCTCCACCTCCGAATTCATCGTTACGGAATGTGCGACCGGCGAACTCGCGGCGACGCTGTCGCGCATCAATCCCAATGAGGCCATCGTCACTGACGCGCTGTACGGCGATGCTGATTTGGGGCCGCTGCTGCGCGAATTGCCGGCGGTGACGCCTTTGACCCGCGATGTCTTTGACAGCGCCACCGCCGAACGACGGCTGTGCGATTATTTTGCCGTGGCCACCATGGACGGCCTCAGCGCGATGTCGCGATTGGAGGCGACTGCCGCGGCGGCGGCCGTCACCTATATCGACCGCACGCAGGTCGGAAAACGTCCGCCGCTGTCGCCGCCGTCGCGGGAAGCCAGCGGCACCACCATGGCGATCGACCCGGCGACCCGCGCCAATCTCGAACTGACGCGGACGCTTGCCGGCGAACGGCACGGCTCGCTGCTCGATGCCATCGACTGCACCGTGACGCCTGCCGGCTCGCGGCTTCTCGCGCAACGGCTGGCCGCGCCGCTCACCGACAGCGCGGGAATCGCGCGGCGGCTGGATGCGATCGCAGCCTTCGTGGCCGATAGCGCCGTGCGCGACGATATCAGGGCCACGCTGCGGGCTGCGCCCGACATGTCGCGCGCGCTGGCGCGCTTGTCGGTCGGGCGCGGCGGCCCGCGCGACCTCGCAGGTCTTCGCGACGGCATTTTTGCGGCCGATGCCGCGCTGGCGCAGCTTCAGCGCCTTGACGATCCACCGGCCGAGATCGCCGCGGTGATGGACGCGCTGCGCCGTCCCCCGCGCGATCTGGCGCGCGAATTCGAGCGCGCGCTCGCCGAACAGCTTCCCCTGATCAAGCGCGACGGTGGTTTTGTTCGTGAAGGCTATGAGCCAGCGCTCGACGAAACCCGCAATCTGCGCGACGCCTCGCGCCTGGTCGTAGCCTCCATGCAGGCGCGCTACGCCGACGCGACCTCCATCAAAGGCCTGAAAATCCGGCACAACAATGTGCTCGGCTATTTCGTCGAGGTGACCGCGCAGCACGGCGACAAATTGATGGCGCCGCCCTTGAACGCGACCTTCATCCATCGCCAGACGCTGGCCGGCCAGGTCCGATTCACCACTGCCGAACTCGGCGAGATCGAAGCCAAGATTGCCAACGCCGGCGACCGCGCGCTTGGGCTCGAGCTCGAAATCTTCGAGCGGCTGTGCGCGCTTGCTATCGTCGCGAGCGAAGATCTGCGCGCCGCAGCCCACGCGTTTGCCATTCTCGACGTCGCGACCGCGCTGGCAAAACTCGCCGTCGACGACAATTACGTGCGGCCCGAGGTGGACACCTCGCTCGGCTTTGCCATCGAAGCCGGCCGACATCCGGTGGTCGAGCAGGCGCTGAAGCGCGACGGCCAGCCGTTCATTGCCAATGCCTGCAATCTGTCGCCGGTACCCCCACCCTACCCTCCCCCGCAAGCGGGGGAGGGTAGGGTGGGGGCCGGCCAGATATGGCTGATCACCGGCCCGAATATGGCGGGCAAATCGACCTTCCTGCGCCAGAACGCGCTGATCGCGCTGCTGGCGCAGATCGGCAGCTTCGTGCCGGCGTCGCGGGCGCGGATCGGCATCGTCGACCGATTGTTCTCCCGCGTCGGCGCGGCGGATGATCTGGCGCGCGGGCGTTCCACCTTCATGGTCGAGATGGTGGAGACCGCCGTCATCCTCAATCAGGCCAGCGAGCGCTCGCTGGTCATCCTCGACGAAATCGGCCGGGGCACCGCGACCTTCGACGGATTGTCGATCGCGTGGGCCGCGATCGAGCATCTGCATGAGGCCAATCGCTGCCGGACGCTGTTCGCCACGCATTATCATGAACTCACGGCGCTATCGGCAAAACTGCCGCGATTGTTCAACGCCACCGTCCGGGTCAAGGAGTGGCAGGGCGACGTGGTGTTCTTGCATGAGGTGCTGCCGGGCTCGGCCGATCGCTCGTATGGCATCCAGGTCGCAAAACTCGCAGGGCTGCCTCCGCCGGTGATCGCCCGCGCCAAATCGGTCTTGGCAAAACTGGAAGCCCAGGATCGCGGCCAGACGGCGCGGGCCTTGGCCGACGATCTGCCGTTGTTTGCGGTGCCCTCGCGCGCCGCCGCCGAGCTTGCGCCGCCGAGCGAGGCCGAACAACTCGTGGAAGCCGTGAAGGCGCTGCATCCCGATGAGATGTCGCCGCGCGAGGCGCTGGAAGCGCTCTATGCGCTGAAGGCGAAACTGCCGAAGGGGTAG
- a CDS encoding FUSC family protein, with translation MIRDIGIRPIIFSVNCYIATILTMFIAFSLDLKSPGWAMTTVYLTSQPLSGAMRAKAFYRAIGTFVGGAAMVAIVPNLVDAPELTTLAIILWVALCVFVSLLDRTPRSYMFVLSGYTAALIGFPSVLAPGTVFDTAVSRVEEITLGVVCAAIVHSLFFPKSAFSAFEQKLRSAIADTRRWLADGLTQQATPEAEMERRQIAADISELYLLGTSLRFDTSPHRPDIGTIRAFDRKIVALLPLVSAIEDRLTLLRRIGPLDAKLTRVLAGVCDWLKPKAPGDRLRAAELKEACVATTPTVGPQSSWADLVTVNVTVRLIELIDSWQACLSFAAYLADPRQTPSADIRAAAAQIGPKPMHTDPGIALLSALAAAVAMGTCAFFWIATAWPEGASAIAFAAVACTLFASLDDPTPTIRNITLLLALCIPIVFVYQFFVLPAIGGFVLLCAVLAFVLIPAGILMAIPAYAAIGLALALGFNVELGLQTSYTADLAAIVNSNSAFVLGGVAALVVTRLLRVIGTQASARRLIRATYRDLADLAAGRSHPTRDQWASRMLDRVSLLLYRQPRFEPRPQHEFADALEDLRLGVNIIETQSIAPAMSKPAQDALAAMFASLAAHFRALLRGRVAQLGDDLLQKIDIAISEVTACTAATHACVAAVVGLRQTLYPDAPPYRPRQIEQADAALPGQSEATSVT, from the coding sequence ATGATCAGGGACATTGGCATTCGGCCGATCATATTCTCCGTCAACTGCTATATCGCGACCATCCTCACGATGTTCATCGCCTTCAGCCTGGACTTGAAGAGTCCGGGCTGGGCCATGACCACGGTCTATCTGACCAGCCAGCCGCTGTCCGGCGCGATGCGGGCCAAGGCCTTTTATCGCGCCATCGGCACGTTCGTCGGCGGCGCCGCCATGGTCGCGATCGTTCCCAATCTGGTGGACGCGCCCGAGCTGACGACGCTTGCGATCATACTTTGGGTGGCGCTCTGCGTTTTCGTTTCGCTGCTCGACCGCACGCCGCGGTCGTATATGTTCGTGCTGTCGGGCTATACCGCGGCCTTGATCGGCTTTCCAAGCGTGCTTGCGCCTGGCACGGTGTTCGACACCGCGGTGTCGCGCGTCGAGGAGATCACGCTCGGCGTCGTCTGCGCCGCCATCGTTCACAGTCTCTTCTTTCCCAAAAGCGCGTTTTCCGCCTTTGAGCAAAAGCTGAGAAGTGCCATTGCGGATACGCGCCGTTGGCTTGCCGATGGCTTGACCCAGCAAGCGACTCCGGAAGCCGAGATGGAGCGGCGCCAGATCGCCGCCGATATCAGCGAGCTTTATTTGCTCGGCACGAGCTTACGCTTCGACACCTCGCCGCATCGACCGGATATCGGCACCATTCGCGCCTTCGACCGCAAGATCGTGGCCCTGTTGCCGCTAGTGAGTGCCATCGAGGATCGTCTGACGCTGCTTCGGCGTATTGGGCCGCTGGACGCAAAGCTGACGCGGGTGCTGGCCGGCGTCTGCGATTGGCTGAAGCCGAAAGCGCCGGGCGACCGACTGCGCGCGGCAGAACTTAAGGAAGCCTGCGTCGCGACGACGCCTACTGTCGGCCCGCAATCGAGCTGGGCGGATCTCGTGACGGTCAATGTCACCGTGCGATTGATCGAGCTGATCGACTCCTGGCAAGCTTGTCTCAGCTTTGCTGCTTATCTGGCCGATCCGAGGCAGACGCCGAGCGCCGACATTCGCGCAGCCGCCGCGCAAATCGGGCCCAAACCGATGCATACCGATCCGGGCATCGCACTGTTATCAGCACTGGCGGCCGCCGTCGCTATGGGCACATGTGCGTTCTTTTGGATCGCGACCGCATGGCCGGAAGGCGCCAGCGCCATTGCCTTTGCCGCCGTGGCCTGCACTTTATTTGCCTCTCTGGACGATCCGACGCCGACCATTCGCAACATTACCCTCCTCTTGGCGTTGTGCATTCCGATTGTATTCGTCTACCAATTCTTTGTGTTGCCGGCGATCGGCGGGTTCGTCTTGCTTTGCGCCGTACTCGCTTTTGTGCTGATTCCTGCCGGCATATTGATGGCGATCCCGGCCTATGCAGCGATCGGTCTGGCGCTCGCCTTGGGTTTCAATGTCGAACTGGGCCTGCAGACGAGCTATACCGCCGATCTTGCGGCCATCGTCAATTCCAACAGCGCTTTTGTGCTCGGCGGCGTCGCGGCGCTGGTCGTGACTCGGCTGTTGCGCGTTATCGGCACGCAGGCCAGCGCGCGGCGCCTGATTCGGGCAACTTATCGCGACCTTGCCGACCTTGCCGCTGGGCGCTCGCATCCGACCCGCGACCAATGGGCCAGCCGCATGTTGGATCGCGTCTCACTGTTGCTGTACCGGCAGCCGCGCTTCGAGCCGCGGCCGCAGCATGAATTCGCCGATGCGCTCGAAGATCTGCGGCTCGGCGTCAATATAATCGAGACGCAATCGATCGCGCCCGCCATGTCGAAGCCAGCGCAAGACGCTTTGGCGGCGATGTTCGCGAGCCTGGCCGCGCATTTCCGTGCCTTGCTGCGCGGCCGTGTGGCGCAGCTTGGCGACGATTTGCTGCAAAAGATCGACATTGCGATCAGCGAAGTGACGGCCTGCACCGCAGCCACGCATGCTTGCGTCGCCGCGGTTGTCGGCCTGCGGCAGACGCTCTATCCTGATGCGCCGCCGTATCGGCCGAGGCAAATAGAGCAGGCTGATGCAGCGCTACCCGGGCAGAGCGAAGCCACCAGCGTTACATGA
- a CDS encoding efflux RND transporter periplasmic adaptor subunit: MKDFFASAGRVLLTLVVVVVAIAVAWQLWSYYMLEPWTRDGRVRADVVSVAADVSGLISDVFVHDNEKVSKGQQLFRIDQRRFQYALDQAKADVASRQATLDQSKRDLERGKSLTSAAITVQQVEQRQQAVDVDQAQLDAANAALDVARLNLERSTVVASVNGIVTNFDLLPGRYVNAGAAVFALIDSDTFRVEGYFEETKLRRIRIGEDATVKLIGDARVLSGHVESIAYGIEDQNRSTSSDLLALVNPTFSWVRLAQRIPVRIKLDNVPPDLLLVAGRTATVSIGKISWY, translated from the coding sequence ATGAAAGACTTTTTCGCCTCTGCCGGCCGCGTGCTACTCACCCTCGTTGTGGTGGTGGTAGCAATTGCCGTCGCCTGGCAGCTCTGGAGCTATTACATGCTCGAGCCGTGGACGCGCGACGGCCGTGTGCGCGCCGACGTGGTCTCGGTCGCCGCCGACGTTTCCGGCCTGATCAGCGACGTCTTTGTTCACGACAACGAAAAGGTGAGCAAAGGCCAGCAGCTGTTCCGTATCGATCAGCGGCGCTTTCAATATGCGCTCGATCAGGCGAAAGCTGATGTCGCGAGCCGACAGGCTACGCTCGACCAGTCCAAGCGCGATCTCGAGCGCGGCAAGAGTCTAACCAGCGCCGCGATTACGGTCCAGCAGGTCGAGCAGAGGCAGCAAGCGGTCGACGTCGATCAAGCTCAACTCGACGCGGCGAACGCGGCGCTTGACGTCGCGAGGCTCAATCTCGAGCGCTCAACGGTCGTGGCGTCAGTCAACGGCATAGTCACCAATTTCGATCTCCTGCCAGGGCGCTACGTCAATGCCGGCGCAGCTGTCTTTGCGCTGATCGATTCCGACACGTTCCGCGTCGAGGGTTATTTCGAGGAAACCAAGCTGCGGCGCATCCGTATCGGCGAAGATGCGACTGTAAAACTGATCGGCGATGCGCGCGTGCTGTCAGGGCACGTCGAGAGCATCGCTTACGGCATCGAGGACCAGAACCGCAGCACCAGCAGCGACCTGTTGGCTTTGGTCAATCCGACTTTCAGCTGGGTGCGCCTGGCGCAGCGCATCCCTGTGCGCATCAAGCTCGACAATGTGCCGCCGGACCTTCTTCTCGTCGCCGGGCGCACCGCCACTGTATCGATCGGGAAGATCAGTTGGTACTGA
- a CDS encoding OsmC family protein, which produces MDAAQLRATQAPIKERYKTDPKAAIITLKAKGSIDNDGIACKVETGRALAVAGLHPASGGSGLELCSGDMLLEALVACAGVTLKSVSTAIEVPLKAGLVTAEGDLDFRGTLGVDKEAPVGFAEVRLRFDVDTDAPQDKLDLLLKLTERYCVVYQTIKNGPKVSVSMHRV; this is translated from the coding sequence ATGGACGCCGCCCAACTCCGCGCTACCCAGGCCCCGATCAAGGAACGCTACAAAACCGATCCCAAGGCCGCCATCATCACCCTGAAAGCCAAAGGCTCGATCGACAACGACGGCATCGCGTGCAAGGTCGAGACCGGCCGCGCGCTGGCGGTGGCAGGCCTGCACCCCGCCTCGGGCGGCTCCGGGCTGGAGTTGTGTTCCGGCGACATGCTGCTGGAGGCCCTGGTCGCCTGCGCCGGGGTGACGTTAAAATCGGTATCGACCGCGATCGAAGTGCCGCTGAAAGCCGGCCTCGTCACTGCCGAGGGCGATCTCGATTTCCGCGGCACGCTCGGCGTCGACAAGGAGGCGCCGGTCGGCTTCGCCGAAGTTCGCCTGCGCTTCGATGTAGATACCGACGCGCCGCAGGACAAGCTCGACCTCCTGTTAAAACTCACCGAGCGCTATTGCGTGGTCTACCAGACCATCAAGAACGGCCCGAAGGTTTCGGTGTCGATGCATCGCGTGTGA
- a CDS encoding NAD-dependent epimerase/dehydratase family protein — MTAKRVVFTGGTGKAGRHALPHLKSKGYDLLNVDLAPSEHSDIKTLIADLTDSGQAFNALTTHFGFDRFDNGKPPSPPDAVVHFAAIPRVLIEPDNETFRVNTISTYNVIEAAAKLGVRKIVIASSETTYGVCFAEGAKDFHSFPLEEDYDVDPMDSYGLSKVVNEKTARAFAMRYGIDIYALRIANVIEPHEYDKFPAFLANLASRKRNAFGYIDARDLGEIVHLAIQKDGLGFQVFNAVNDTATATVPTRELLKRYFPEVPITRELGEFEAPLSNRKAREVLGFKEAHNWRKYVTVG; from the coding sequence ATGACAGCCAAACGCGTGGTATTCACCGGCGGAACCGGCAAGGCCGGCCGGCATGCTTTGCCTCATTTGAAGAGCAAGGGTTACGACCTGCTCAATGTCGATCTCGCGCCATCAGAGCATTCCGACATCAAGACCCTGATCGCCGATCTGACCGACAGCGGCCAGGCCTTCAACGCCCTGACCACCCATTTCGGCTTCGATCGTTTCGACAACGGCAAGCCGCCGTCGCCGCCGGATGCGGTGGTGCACTTCGCGGCGATCCCGCGAGTGTTGATCGAACCCGATAACGAGACCTTCCGCGTCAACACCATCTCGACCTACAACGTCATCGAAGCGGCTGCCAAGCTCGGCGTCCGCAAGATCGTCATTGCCTCCAGCGAGACCACCTACGGTGTCTGTTTTGCCGAGGGCGCGAAGGACTTTCACAGCTTTCCGCTCGAGGAGGACTATGACGTCGACCCGATGGATTCCTATGGATTGTCCAAGGTCGTCAATGAAAAGACCGCGCGGGCATTTGCGATGCGCTACGGCATCGACATCTACGCCTTGCGGATCGCCAATGTCATCGAGCCGCACGAATACGACAAGTTTCCGGCGTTCCTCGCCAATCTGGCGTCGCGCAAACGCAACGCCTTCGGTTACATCGATGCCCGCGACCTCGGCGAGATCGTGCATCTGGCGATCCAGAAGGACGGCCTCGGCTTTCAGGTCTTCAACGCGGTCAACGACACCGCCACCGCCACTGTTCCGACCCGCGAGTTGCTCAAGCGCTACTTCCCCGAAGTCCCGATCACCCGTGAGCTCGGCGAATTCGAAGCCCCGCTGTCCAACCGCAAGGCGCGCGAGGTGCTCGGCTTCAAGGAAGCCCACAACTGGCGAAAGTACGTTACTGTCGGATAG
- the coaA gene encoding type I pantothenate kinase, translating into MSQSEELSAYTTFGRSEWAALRFNTPLTLSEADLSALRGLNEPITPAEVADIYLPLTRLLNLHFTAARSLAHVKSAFLGRAPHSAPYIVALAGSVAVGKSTFARVLCALLARWPDHRRVELVTTDGFLHANRVLEERGLMRRKGFPESYDLRRMLRFLSAVKAAKVDLELPVYSHLIGDIVPSEHQVVRHPDILMFEGLNVLHARGTAPMVVSDFFDFSIYLDADETDIQSWYVERFLSLQRTAFQQPASYFHHYRNLPPSDAREVADRLWREHHRANLRENILPTRTRADVVLRKRSDHSVGEVWLRET; encoded by the coding sequence ATGAGCCAGTCCGAGGAGCTTTCGGCATATACGACCTTCGGCCGAAGCGAGTGGGCAGCGTTGCGCTTCAACACGCCGCTGACGCTCTCTGAAGCGGACCTCTCTGCGCTTCGCGGCCTGAACGAGCCGATCACCCCCGCCGAAGTCGCCGACATATACTTGCCGCTGACTCGGCTGCTGAACCTCCATTTCACCGCGGCGCGCAGCCTTGCGCATGTTAAGAGTGCATTCCTGGGTCGCGCACCACACAGCGCGCCTTATATCGTCGCGTTGGCGGGCAGTGTTGCCGTTGGCAAGAGCACGTTTGCCCGCGTGCTTTGCGCGCTTTTGGCGCGGTGGCCGGACCATCGCCGGGTCGAACTCGTTACTACTGACGGGTTCCTACATGCCAATCGGGTTCTGGAAGAACGAGGGCTGATGCGACGGAAGGGCTTTCCTGAGAGCTACGACCTGCGGCGAATGTTGCGGTTCCTGTCGGCGGTGAAAGCGGCCAAAGTCGACCTCGAACTGCCAGTGTACTCGCATCTTATCGGGGATATCGTACCTTCGGAGCATCAGGTCGTTCGGCATCCAGACATCTTAATGTTTGAGGGCCTGAATGTACTGCATGCGCGAGGCACGGCACCCATGGTCGTCTCAGACTTCTTCGACTTTTCGATCTACCTGGACGCTGACGAGACCGACATCCAGTCGTGGTACGTCGAGCGCTTTCTCAGTCTGCAGCGGACCGCTTTCCAACAGCCTGCCTCATATTTCCACCACTACAGGAATCTGCCGCCAAGCGACGCGCGCGAGGTCGCGGACAGGCTGTGGCGTGAGCATCATCGCGCAAATCTCCGTGAGAACATTCTGCCTACTCGCACGCGTGCCGATGTCGTGCTCCGCAAGCGTTCCGATCACTCGGTTGGTGAGGTCTGGTTGCGAGAGACATAG
- a CDS encoding DUF1656 domain-containing protein yields MIGEFDIYGVYFPAFAVFAAIAFLLQVVIKRLLDACGFYRLVWHRALFDLAIYVILFGVVTAAGASMLPLA; encoded by the coding sequence GTGATTGGCGAGTTCGATATCTATGGCGTGTACTTTCCGGCTTTCGCGGTCTTTGCCGCAATCGCCTTTTTGCTTCAGGTCGTGATTAAGCGGCTCTTGGATGCCTGTGGTTTCTATCGTTTGGTCTGGCATCGCGCGCTGTTTGATCTCGCGATCTACGTCATTCTGTTTGGCGTTGTCACGGCGGCGGGCGCAAGCATGCTGCCGCTGGCATAA